The following nucleotide sequence is from Tardiphaga alba.
TTCGCCCTTCGGCGCTGCCATCGAGGCGATCCGCGAGAATGAGCGCCGCGCCCGCACCTGCGGCTACGATGTGGAGCGCACGAAACTGCTGTCCTTCACGCTGTCTGGCACCATCTGCGCCCTCGGCGGCACCATGTCGGCGCTACATCTCGCTTTCGTTCCGCTGGAATCGCTGCACTACCTGACATCGGGCATGATCGTCATGATGACGCTGCTCGGCGGCGCCTCGAGTTTCTTCGGCCCGTTCATCGGCGCGCTGGTGTTCCTCCTGATGGAAGACGTGTTCTCGCTGTGGACGTCGCACTGGCAGATCATCGTCGGCTCCATCTTCGTGTTGTTCGTGCTGTTCCTGCCCAAGGGCATCTGGGGCACATTCCTGTCGAGGGTCGTCCGATGAGTGCGCCACTGCTCGCCGTCGAAAATGTCGGCATGAAATTCGGGGGCTTCATCGCGCTGCAGGGCGTGACCACCGAATTCCGTCCCGGCCGCGTCACCTCCATCATCGGGCCGAACGGCGCCGGCAAGAGCACGTTCTTCAATGTGCTGTCCGGCGTGCTGACGCCGTCCACGGGATCGGTGCGTTTCAAGGGCGACGATCTCAAGGGCACGCGCCAGCATGAATTCGTTCACCGCGGCATCGCGCGCTCCTATCAGATTACCAACATCTTCCCCGATCTGAGCGTGCACGAAAACGTCCGCGTCGCGGCGCAAGCCGGCCGCGCGCGCTACAACATCTGGACCAACCGCAACAGGTTTCCCGAGCTCGATGCCCGTGCCGACAAGGCGCTGGAATCCGTCGGCCTCATCGCTAAGCGCAATGAGACGGCGAAATTCCTCGCTCACGGCCAGCAGCGCGCGCTGGAGATCGCGATCGCCCTGATCTCCGATCCCGAATTGCTGCTGCTCGACGAGCCCACCGCCGGCATGGGCCCGGAGGAAACCAAGGAAATGGTCGCGCTGCTGGAGAAACTCGCAGCGGAGCGCACCATCCTTCTGGTCGAGCACAAGATGAAGATGATCCTCGGCCTCAGCGATCGCATCCTCGTGCTGCATCACGGCCAGCTCATCGCCGACGGCACGCCGCACGAGATCCAGACGGACCCCGAGGTTCGTCGCGTCTATCTGGGACAGAACCATGGCTATGCTTGAGATCAAGGACCTGAACGCCTGGTATGGCTCCAGCCACACGCTGCACGGCGTCTCGCTGAACGTGAAGCAGGGCGAAGTCGTCGCACTGGTTGGCCGCAATGGCGCTGGCAAGACCACCACCATCCGCTCCATCATGGGCCTGATGCCGAAGATCACCGGCAGCATGCAGTTCGATGGCAAGAACCTTGTCTCGCTGAAAGCCCATGAGCGCTATCGCCTCGGCCTCGCTTATGTGCCGGAAGAACGCCGCATCGTGCCCGGGCTCACCGTGCGCGAGAACCTGCAGCTCGGCCTCGTTGCCGGGAGCGGCAAGATCGACGAGCGCGAGGCCATCGAGGAGATCGCCGAGAGCTTTCCGCGCCTCAAGGAGCGTCTCGATCAGGAAGGCGTCACCATGTCGGGCGGCGAGCAGCAGATGCTCGCCATTGCGCGCGCCACCATCGCCAAGCCGAAGATGATTCTGCTGGACGAGCCGTCCGAAGGCATCATGCCGGTACTGGTGGAGGAGATGGGCGTGCTGTTCCGCAAGCTGCGCGATCAGGGCGTCACGCTTTTGCTGGTCGAGCAGAATGTCGAATGGGCACTGCGCCTCGCCGATCGTGCTGTGATCCTGGATCAGGGAGAGGTCGTCTATGAGAGCAGTTCGGAAGCGCTGCTCGCCGACAAGGACATGCAGGAACGTTATTGCGCGGTCTGACGCGCGAGCAGGTGAGGATCAATCCCATGCAGATGAATGACAGCCAGACCATTCCGGCCTCGCGCGAAGCCGTGTGGGCCGCGCTCAACAATCCCGACGTGCTGAAGCAGTGCATTCCCGGTTGCCAGGAGCTGGAGATGACGTCGCCGACGGAGATGACGGCTAAGGTCGTCATCAAGGTCGGCCCGGTGAAGGCAACCTTCGGCGGCAAGGTCACGCTCAGCGATCTCGATCCGCCGAACGGCTACAAGATCACCGGCGAAGGCTCCGGCGGCGTCGCCGGTTTCGCCAAGGGCGGTGCGGCGATCCAGCTGGAAGCGGTCGGCGACAACGAGACGATCCTGCACTATCAGGTCGACTCGCAGATCGGCGGCAAGCTCGCCCAGCTCGGCGGTCGCCTGATCGATGCGACAGCCAAGAAGCTGGCGGGCGAGTTCTTCACCAAATTCGGCGCCGTTGTCTCCGGCGCGAATTAGCCGCGCGAAAGCTAGTCTACTCGCTCATATCATCTGATATTTGAAAAGCCTCGGATCGTTGAGATCCGAGGCTTTTCATTCTTGGGCGGCACTCCGTCATGGATGCTCAGAGAATGTGAGCGCCCTGAAGATCGAGCAAGCCATGCTCGCCACCGAGCGGTGCCGTCAGGATATCGGTCAACGCCGAGATATCGATTGGCGCGGACACCGTATTGCCTGACGCGACGTCGCCGTTCAGCAAGCCGCCCGCAAGGCCGGTGCCGCCGAGCAATCCGCCGATGAGGCCGTTGCTGCCGAGCAGGCTGCCGGTCAGTCCATCGGTGCCGGAGCCGCCGAGGGCAGGGATGTCGAGGATTCCCGATCCTGTGAGTGCACCGAGACCGAGCAGTTGCTGTCCATTGGGGCCCACGTCGATCGCGTTGACACTCACGGTATGGTTCGGATCAGCGCCCGGCGTCGACAGCAGGTCGAGGCCCAGGCCGTTCGTGCTTTCAGGACCGAGATCGACATCGATCAGGTGACCTGTCGGCGAAGCACCGGGATTGCCGACGACGCCCGACAGCAAGGCGCCATCGCCGCCGAGCCCGCCAAGCAGACCGCCGACCAGGCCGTCGCTACCGAGCAGGTTGCCGACCGGATTGCCCGCCCCGTCACCACCAAGGCCGGGCAGGCCGAGGCCACCGTCATTGGGGAGCAGGCCGACATCCAGCAGGTGCTGCCCATCGCCGCTGTCGAGCAGGTTCAGGTTCAGTGCATTCGTGTCGTCAGCATTCGGCTCTGCCAGCACATTCACCGAGAGACCGGTGCCGTCCTGTCCGCCAGGGTTCACGGTGAGAAGGGGATCGATGCCGATCGAACCATTTTCACCACCGTTGAGAAGGCCACCCAGCAGGCCGTCGCCACCGATCAGGCCGCCGACGGGACCATTCGATCCGTCACCACCGAGACCGGGAAGAAGGCCGCCAGCGCCCGGCAACAGGCCGACATCGAGCAGGTTCTGGCCGTCACCGGTGTCGAGCACATTCAGGTTGAGGCCGGCTGTGTCGCTCGCATTTGGCTCTGCCAGCACATTCAACGAAAGACCGGTGCCATCCTGTCCGCCGGGATTCACTGTGAGAAGCGGATCGATACCGATCGAGCCATTTTCACCGCCGCCAAGCAGGCCACCCAGCAAGCCGTCGCTTCCGATCAGGCCGCCGACAGGACCATCCGATCCGTCGCCGCCAAGACCCGGTACGAGACCAGGGAGAAGGCCGCCCGCTCCCGGCAGCACGCCGACATCGAGCAGGTTCTGACCGTCACCATCGCCGATGACGTTCAGATTGAGGCCGCCGGTGTCAGTCGGATCGGGCGGCGTAAGGACGTTCACAGACAGGCCGCTTCCGTTGTCGCCACCAACGCCGACGGTCAGAATCGGATCGATGCCGATCACCGAGCCACCCGTACCGCCGCCATCACCGGATCCGCCGGTATTGCCACCGCCTGCATTGCCTCCACCGGGATTGCTTCCACTTCCGCCGGTGTTGCCGCCTCCACCAGGCGACGATGGATCACCGCTGGCGGGCGGAGGCGTGGCACCGGCTCCGCCCGGGACATAAACGTATTTCGTGTTGCCGTCGTAAGATGTTTCGTACGCCTGGGACATCTGTACTTCTCCGTTGTCGATCAGCACCGCGGGAGAAATCGTGAAAGACGCGCAACGTTTCGCCATGGCTGCGCACGGAGGCAGACAGGGCAAATCTCAGGCTAATGGTT
It contains:
- a CDS encoding ABC transporter ATP-binding protein encodes the protein MLEIKDLNAWYGSSHTLHGVSLNVKQGEVVALVGRNGAGKTTTIRSIMGLMPKITGSMQFDGKNLVSLKAHERYRLGLAYVPEERRIVPGLTVRENLQLGLVAGSGKIDEREAIEEIAESFPRLKERLDQEGVTMSGGEQQMLAIARATIAKPKMILLDEPSEGIMPVLVEEMGVLFRKLRDQGVTLLLVEQNVEWALRLADRAVILDQGEVVYESSSEALLADKDMQERYCAV
- a CDS encoding CoxG family protein, with protein sequence MQMNDSQTIPASREAVWAALNNPDVLKQCIPGCQELEMTSPTEMTAKVVIKVGPVKATFGGKVTLSDLDPPNGYKITGEGSGGVAGFAKGGAAIQLEAVGDNETILHYQVDSQIGGKLAQLGGRLIDATAKKLAGEFFTKFGAVVSGAN
- a CDS encoding ABC transporter ATP-binding protein, translating into MSAPLLAVENVGMKFGGFIALQGVTTEFRPGRVTSIIGPNGAGKSTFFNVLSGVLTPSTGSVRFKGDDLKGTRQHEFVHRGIARSYQITNIFPDLSVHENVRVAAQAGRARYNIWTNRNRFPELDARADKALESVGLIAKRNETAKFLAHGQQRALEIAIALISDPELLLLDEPTAGMGPEETKEMVALLEKLAAERTILLVEHKMKMILGLSDRILVLHHGQLIADGTPHEIQTDPEVRRVYLGQNHGYA